A window of the Citrus sinensis cultivar Valencia sweet orange chromosome 9, DVS_A1.0, whole genome shotgun sequence genome harbors these coding sequences:
- the LOC102611604 gene encoding uncharacterized protein LOC102611604 produces MASLSPQTLLSISKPNKPNSKQLPSHACLLSKLSQNPNFSRNKQRKLNSWVVNSVVNEELDVLPVQSQDLTDMQEGVVVGREEDGELASQVSQVSGFSDGTLSFDGFSSASADERRGNEEMERLIDRTINATIVLAVGTFAITKLLTIDQDYWHGWTIFEIVRYAPLHNWTAYEEALKTNPVLAKMVISGVVYSLGDWIAQCFQGKPLFEFDRTRMFRSGLVGFTLHGSLSHYYYQFCEELFPFQDWWVVPAKVAFDQTAWAAAWNSIYYMVLGLLRLESPFSIFSELKATFWPMLTAGWKLWPFAHLVTYGLVPVEQRLLWVDCVELIWVTILSTYSNEKSEARIAEAPAEVKPCLPDISPPEE; encoded by the exons ATGGCCTCTCTTTCTCCTCAGACACTCCTCTCTATCTCAAAACCAAACAAACCCAACTCAAAACAGCTGCCAAGCCACGCTTGCCTCCTCTCAAAACTTTCCCAGAACCCCAATTTCTCTAGAAACAAACAGAGAAAGTTGAACAGCTGGGTGGTAAACTCGGTGGTAAATGAAGAGCTTGACGTGCTTCCGGTACAGAGCCAGGACCTTACGGACATGCAAGAGGGTGTAGTGGTGGGGCGAGAGGAGGATGGCGAGTTGGCGAGTCAGGTGAGTCAAGTTAGCGGGTTCAGTGATGGAACGTTGTCGTTTGACGGATTCTCTTCTGCTTCTGCTGATGAAAGAAGAGGGAATGAAGAAATGGAGAGATTGATTGATAGAACTATTAATGCTACTATTGTGCTTGCTGTTGGAACTTTTGCAATCACCAAGTTGCTCACTATTGATCAAGATTACTGGCAT gGTTGGACAATTTTTGAAATAGTAAGATATGCACCTCTACACAACTGGACTGCTTATGAGGAAGCCCTGAAGACGAACCCGGTTTTAGCGAAAATGGTGATCAGTGGCGTGGTCTATTCTCTAGGAGACTGGATTGCGCAG TGCTTCCAAGGAAAACCTTTATTTGAGTTTGACCGTACTCGAATGTTTAGATCAGGCCTTGTGGGTTTCACTCTGCATGGTTCCCTTTCTCATTACTATTACCAGTTTTGTGAG GAATTATTTCCTTTTCAAGATTGGTGGGTGGTTCCTGCCAAAGTAGCCTTTGACCAAACTGCTTGGGCAGCAGCTTGGAACAGTATCTATTATATGGTTTTGGGATTATTGCGACTTGAATCTCCATTCAGTATTTTTAGTGAGTTGAAGGCAACATTCTGGCCAATGCTGACA GCAGGGTGGAAGCTTTGGCCATTTGCTCATCTTGTTACCTATGGTCTGGTCCCAGTAGAACAAAGGCTTCTTTGGGTGGACTGTGTAGAACTTATTTGGGTGACAATACTTTCAAC ATATTCGAATGAGAAATCAGAAGCAAGGATTGCTGAGGCACCAGCAGAAGTAAAACCCTGTTTGCCTGATATAAGTCCTCCCGAG GAGTGA